A section of the Anaerolineales bacterium genome encodes:
- a CDS encoding radical SAM protein: MNHIFGPVPSRRLGRSLGIDPIPLKTCNWNCVYCQLGRSRPVVNLRKEYIAPDLILEQVMRFLDEHDHTDIDWVTFVGSGEPLLNAGLGWMIRGLKARCDIPVAVITNGALLHIPDVRQEILAADAVLPSLDAGTAELYRKINRPHARIPFELHLQGLIDFSLEYRGNLWPEVMLIRGMNDSEEALSDLAAAFRKIKPDCIHLNLPSRPPAETWVRPADGEGILRAMAFLGDVGQVVHPAEGNYERGSESGPLSSILAIIQRHPMREDEVKHTLAYWQPESASQTFEHIAASGRVQIVERNGVRFWCDKEAYFPEDRNCKTDKRH; this comes from the coding sequence TTGAACCACATTTTTGGTCCTGTACCCTCGCGAAGATTAGGCCGGTCGCTCGGCATCGATCCGATTCCGTTGAAAACCTGCAACTGGAATTGTGTCTACTGCCAGCTCGGACGCAGCCGGCCGGTCGTCAATCTGCGAAAAGAATACATCGCTCCGGATTTGATTCTGGAGCAGGTAATGCGTTTTCTGGACGAACACGATCATACCGACATCGACTGGGTGACTTTCGTTGGTTCCGGCGAACCACTGTTGAACGCCGGACTGGGCTGGATGATCCGGGGATTGAAGGCACGCTGCGACATTCCCGTTGCCGTGATCACCAACGGTGCACTGCTGCACATTCCGGACGTACGACAGGAGATACTCGCGGCCGATGCGGTGCTTCCCAGCCTGGATGCGGGTACAGCGGAACTCTATCGCAAAATCAACCGTCCGCACGCACGAATTCCCTTCGAGCTCCATTTGCAGGGCCTGATCGATTTTAGCCTCGAATATCGAGGGAATTTGTGGCCCGAAGTCATGCTGATTCGCGGTATGAACGACTCCGAAGAAGCCTTATCTGATCTCGCCGCAGCATTCCGAAAAATCAAACCCGATTGCATCCACCTCAACCTCCCTTCGAGACCGCCTGCAGAAACCTGGGTGCGTCCTGCGGACGGAGAAGGCATCCTGCGCGCCATGGCTTTTCTGGGGGACGTCGGACAAGTGGTCCATCCGGCTGAAGGCAATTACGAGCGCGGCAGCGAGAGCGGACCGCTGAGTTCCATACTCGCCATCATCCAACGGCATCCAATGCGCGAGGACGAAGTCAAGCACACCCTGGCATATTGGCAGCCAGAAAGCGCTTCACAGACGTTCGAGCACATCGCGGCGAGCGGACGCGTTCAGATCGTCGAACGCAACGGTGTGCGATTCTGGTGCGACAAAGAGGCCTACTTCCCAGAAGACAGGAACTGCAAAACGGACAAACGACATTAA
- a CDS encoding XRE family transcriptional regulator — translation MNDQETLDVGTRVREIREERRMSLRALAERCGLSVNAISRIERGESSPTVSSLLQLATGLKIHIKDFFETGPEQSTIVVRKDKRLRSLGDGARMESLGAGLPGQILEPFLMTIEPGALGVEQPCEHEGEEFVHCLEGEIEYQVGEQWLRLTAGDSLLFLANQAHMCRNSGSQKAVVLLVLASNDQDAGLSGQQHLMTISGRIPG, via the coding sequence ATGAATGATCAAGAGACGTTGGACGTAGGCACTCGTGTCCGGGAGATCCGTGAGGAACGGCGAATGTCGCTGCGGGCGCTGGCAGAACGATGCGGATTGTCGGTCAACGCCATCAGCCGCATCGAGCGCGGGGAGAGTTCTCCGACGGTGTCATCGCTGCTCCAACTGGCAACAGGACTCAAGATTCACATCAAGGATTTCTTCGAGACGGGTCCGGAGCAGTCTACGATCGTCGTTCGCAAGGACAAACGCCTTCGCTCGCTCGGCGACGGTGCGCGGATGGAGAGTCTGGGCGCTGGTTTACCCGGCCAGATTCTGGAGCCGTTCTTGATGACCATCGAACCTGGGGCGCTGGGTGTCGAACAGCCCTGTGAGCACGAAGGCGAGGAATTCGTGCACTGTCTCGAGGGGGAGATCGAGTATCAAGTCGGGGAGCAATGGCTCCGTCTGACAGCGGGCGACAGTCTTCTCTTCCTGGCGAATCAGGCGCACATGTGCCGCAATTCAGGATCGCAGAAGGCGGTCGTCCTGTTGGTCCTTGCGTCCAACGATCAAGATGCCGGGCTCTCCGGCCAACAACATCTGATGACGATCAGCGGACGGATTCCCGGGTAA
- a CDS encoding NifB/NifX family molybdenum-iron cluster-binding protein, with the protein MKLAFTLKTRADNSSLERRFGRCPYFLIVDTDSGKRGIMENPALQSQHGAGTQAAQFLVEEGVEAVISGDFGPNAYSVLDAAGVRMYSATEKPVENLLSDFQDGNLRRATPRGGRGRGRRR; encoded by the coding sequence ATGAAATTGGCATTTACATTGAAGACAAGGGCGGATAATTCGAGTCTCGAGCGTCGTTTTGGGCGCTGCCCGTACTTTCTGATCGTCGACACAGATTCGGGCAAGCGGGGAATTATGGAAAACCCGGCGCTGCAATCACAGCACGGTGCCGGTACACAGGCGGCGCAATTTCTCGTCGAAGAAGGCGTCGAAGCCGTGATCAGCGGGGATTTTGGTCCGAATGCTTATTCGGTGTTGGATGCGGCCGGCGTGCGCATGTATTCGGCGACAGAGAAGCCGGTAGAAAACCTGTTGTCGGATTTTCAAGACGGGAACCTCCGGCGTGCCACGCCGCGTGGTGGACGGGGTCGCGGCAGGCGGCGATGA
- a CDS encoding ATP-binding protein, with the protein MILTVASGKGGTGKTTIAASLAVAIADEFPLYLDCDVEAPNAHIFLSPEFTQTQRVNQLVPSIDETRCDGCGRCAEVCQYHAIVVLGDKVLVFPELCHGCGSCTLQCPQRAIEEVPNVLGLLEAGTAREGIRFARGVLEIGQPMAVPIIRALKRWGPFGDIDTVIRDAPPGVSCPVVETMSGADFVLLVTEPTPFGLHDLHLAVQLAGELGLPVGVAVNREGIGDGRVDEYCRSVDIPVLLRIPFSERIGRALARGENLVEAFPEYLPLFRGLYVDIRSRLIEREGMR; encoded by the coding sequence ATGATTCTCACCGTCGCCAGTGGAAAGGGAGGCACCGGGAAAACGACCATCGCTGCGAGCCTGGCGGTGGCAATTGCCGATGAATTTCCACTCTATCTGGACTGCGATGTAGAAGCGCCGAACGCGCATATTTTTCTCAGTCCGGAATTCACTCAGACCCAGAGGGTGAATCAACTCGTCCCATCGATCGACGAAACCCGCTGTGATGGCTGCGGACGCTGCGCCGAAGTGTGCCAGTATCACGCCATCGTCGTGCTCGGAGACAAGGTGCTCGTCTTTCCCGAACTGTGTCACGGCTGCGGAAGCTGCACGCTGCAGTGTCCACAGCGGGCAATCGAGGAGGTTCCCAATGTGCTGGGATTGCTGGAAGCCGGAACTGCACGGGAGGGAATTCGTTTCGCTCGCGGCGTATTGGAGATCGGTCAGCCCATGGCCGTGCCCATTATTCGGGCGCTCAAACGTTGGGGACCGTTCGGGGACATAGATACGGTCATACGCGACGCGCCTCCGGGGGTTTCGTGTCCGGTGGTCGAAACGATGTCGGGTGCGGATTTCGTTCTGCTGGTCACAGAGCCGACGCCGTTCGGACTGCACGATTTACATCTTGCCGTACAGCTCGCAGGCGAGCTCGGTCTGCCCGTGGGTGTGGCAGTGAATCGCGAGGGGATCGGCGACGGGCGTGTGGATGAATATTGCCGGTCGGTGGACATCCCTGTTTTACTGCGCATTCCCTTTAGCGAACGAATCGGTAGAGCCCTGGCGCGCGGCGAGAACCTGGTTGAAGCGTTCCCCGAGTATCTCCCGCTATTCCGTGGCTTGTACGTGGACATCCGCAGCCGGTTGATCGAACGAGAAGGGATGAGATGA
- a CDS encoding ATP-binding protein codes for MKQLVILSGKGGTGKTSIAGALSHLANENGGSKSIVIADADVDAANLELILSPRYTQREDFWSGKIAAIDQELCESCGECVQVCRFDAINEASDGYSVDPFACEGCAACFYVCPSEAVTMKDQLAGAWFRSDSRYGLLYHAALRPAQENSGKLVTLLKQRAKQRALDEKCDLLIVDGPPGIGCPVISALSGADVALIVAEPSKAGVHDMHRIVDTADHFGLPCVVCVNKTDLSVEGSREIEDYCRDKGVKHVGAIPFDIDVPCAMAQGQTVIAYRPDGPASLAIREMWRRIEAVLWGPE; via the coding sequence ATGAAGCAGCTCGTGATCCTCAGCGGCAAGGGCGGCACGGGCAAGACCAGCATCGCTGGCGCCTTGTCTCATCTGGCCAACGAAAATGGTGGAAGCAAGTCGATCGTGATTGCCGACGCCGATGTGGACGCCGCGAACCTGGAATTGATCCTGTCACCCAGGTACACGCAGCGCGAGGACTTCTGGAGTGGCAAAATCGCCGCGATCGACCAGGAACTGTGCGAGTCGTGCGGGGAATGTGTGCAAGTGTGCCGCTTCGATGCAATAAACGAAGCGAGTGATGGCTATTCTGTCGACCCGTTTGCGTGTGAGGGATGCGCTGCTTGTTTTTACGTCTGTCCGTCCGAAGCGGTCACGATGAAAGATCAGCTTGCCGGCGCCTGGTTCCGCTCGGACAGCCGCTATGGGTTGCTCTATCATGCTGCGCTGCGTCCGGCGCAGGAAAATTCCGGGAAACTCGTCACGTTGCTCAAGCAGCGCGCGAAACAGCGTGCACTCGATGAAAAATGCGATCTATTGATCGTCGACGGTCCGCCCGGAATCGGTTGTCCCGTAATTTCAGCCCTCTCAGGTGCAGACGTGGCCCTGATCGTCGCTGAGCCATCCAAAGCCGGCGTGCACGACATGCACAGGATCGTAGACACTGCCGATCATTTTGGTCTGCCTTGTGTGGTCTGTGTCAATAAAACGGATTTGTCGGTCGAGGGTTCGAGAGAGATAGAAGACTACTGCCGGGACAAAGGCGTGAAGCATGTGGGCGCGATTCCGTTCGACATCGATGTGCCTTGTGCCATGGCCCAGGGGCAGACCGTGATTGCCTACCGGCCGGATGGCCCGGCAAGCCTGGCAATCCGGGAAATGTGGCGGCGAATCGAAGCGGTATTGTGGGGTCCGGAGTAA